A genomic region of Alicyclobacillus sp. SO9 contains the following coding sequences:
- a CDS encoding sn-glycerol-1-phosphate dehydrogenase — MDVPAHLLNKSVKCACGMTHFVPIEEVAVHHDVQYLMAEYLERKKYRNLLLVADSNTFEVFGARLERYLQDTGFNVGTCIFSERHGLLPDEAGVQKVTQQIESADFDTVLAVGSGVINDLVRYSTFHQGLQYIAVATAPSMDGYASNMAAMQFDGLKVTSKAHPPQAIFADLSVLMDAPFELLQSGFGDLIGKVISLSDWLLAKDFYGEHFCQQSYNLVSEPLSYIIKNAAHLERRDSKSVKGLFTGLINSGIAMAMMGHSRPCSGSEHHCSHFWDLMAYKGHRGHASHGLQVGYATRWMTRFYRDVLHLDSVQEPVPFVVSDSFQQFAHRFYGAGADEVIQAQTAKSHWLKESPFQAQELTNEGLHSVLQPTTTMMQQLENALTVMSISSEPESLELSEELLRLTFEHAKDLRSRYTVFDFLEGQGLLAEMIDRAVLSLHAS; from the coding sequence ATGGACGTGCCGGCTCATCTTTTAAATAAATCTGTAAAATGTGCCTGTGGTATGACTCATTTCGTACCCATTGAGGAAGTCGCAGTGCACCACGATGTACAGTATCTCATGGCGGAGTATTTGGAAAGGAAAAAATACAGGAATCTGCTACTGGTTGCAGATAGCAATACTTTTGAAGTTTTTGGTGCGAGGCTTGAACGATATCTTCAGGATACCGGGTTTAACGTTGGAACGTGCATTTTCTCCGAACGCCACGGTCTTTTGCCGGACGAGGCGGGTGTGCAAAAGGTGACACAGCAGATAGAATCTGCAGACTTTGACACCGTCCTTGCAGTTGGCAGCGGAGTTATCAACGATCTCGTTCGCTATAGTACCTTTCACCAAGGGCTACAATACATCGCTGTCGCAACGGCGCCATCTATGGACGGTTATGCATCCAACATGGCAGCCATGCAATTTGACGGGTTAAAAGTTACGTCAAAGGCGCATCCGCCCCAAGCCATTTTTGCGGACCTGTCTGTGCTCATGGATGCTCCTTTCGAACTTCTCCAGTCGGGTTTTGGGGACCTGATTGGAAAGGTCATCTCCTTGTCGGATTGGTTGCTGGCAAAGGATTTCTATGGTGAACATTTCTGTCAACAAAGCTACAATCTTGTTTCGGAACCTCTGAGTTATATCATTAAAAACGCTGCACATCTCGAACGACGCGATTCGAAATCAGTGAAGGGGTTATTCACTGGCCTCATCAATTCTGGTATTGCAATGGCAATGATGGGCCATTCACGCCCCTGCAGCGGCAGTGAACACCATTGCTCGCACTTTTGGGACCTAATGGCGTACAAGGGACATCGAGGACACGCTTCACATGGCTTGCAGGTAGGGTATGCAACCCGCTGGATGACTCGGTTTTACCGGGATGTGCTGCATCTGGACTCTGTGCAAGAACCCGTTCCATTTGTGGTTTCGGATTCATTTCAACAGTTTGCTCATAGGTTTTACGGGGCAGGGGCTGATGAAGTCATTCAGGCACAAACTGCAAAATCCCATTGGTTGAAAGAAAGCCCGTTTCAAGCACAGGAACTTACAAACGAAGGATTACACAGCGTCCTTCAACCGACAACCACGATGATGCAACAATTGGAAAACGCATTGACCGTGATGAGTATTTCAAGTGAACCAGAGTCGCTCGAGTTGTCTGAGGAGTTGCTTCGACTGACCTTTGAGCACGCAAAGGACCTTCGCTCACGCTATACGGTTTTTGATTTTCTCGAAGGGCAGGGTCTGTTAGCAGAAATGATTGATCGGGCCGTGCTGTCGCTGCATGCATC
- a CDS encoding alpha-N-arabinofuranosidase gives MATKSAEIKLTPDYVVGEVDPRLYGSFIEHLGRAVYGGIYEPDHPTADNDGFRQDVIDLVKELQVPIVRYPGGNFVSGYNWEDGVGPKEERKKRLELAWRTIEPNYVGVNEFADWAKKANTEVMMAVNLGTRGIDAARNLVEYCNHPSGTYWSDLRASHGYQQPHAIKTWCLGNEMDGPWQIGHKTAEEYGRIALETAKVMKWVDPSIELVLAGSSGTQMPTFPEWEATVLNHAYEYVDYISLHRYYGNHDNDTANFLASAMDMEEFINSVVSTCDYMKAKKRSKKTINLSFDEWNVWFHSNEADKQIEPWTVAPPQLEDTYTMEDALVVGTMLITLLRHADRVKMASLAQLVNVIAPIMTENGGKAWRQTIFYPFLHVSNFGRGVVLNPAITSPAYDSKDFSDVPILDAAAVFNQRADELTIFAVNRDMEESISLAIDVRGFEGYQVVEHIVYTDEDIKARNTADNPERVVPQQGSGTVVEDGLATSVLPKLSWNVIRLKK, from the coding sequence ATGGCAACGAAATCTGCAGAAATCAAATTGACACCGGATTATGTTGTGGGGGAGGTAGACCCGCGGCTGTATGGTTCATTTATTGAGCACCTTGGCAGGGCTGTGTACGGTGGGATTTATGAACCGGATCACCCGACAGCAGATAATGACGGGTTCCGTCAAGATGTAATTGATTTGGTGAAAGAGTTACAGGTCCCCATTGTAAGGTATCCTGGAGGCAACTTTGTATCCGGATATAACTGGGAAGATGGGGTGGGTCCCAAGGAAGAAAGAAAGAAACGTCTAGAGCTGGCATGGCGGACCATTGAGCCCAACTACGTGGGAGTCAATGAATTTGCGGATTGGGCAAAAAAGGCGAACACAGAGGTCATGATGGCTGTTAACTTAGGGACCCGAGGAATCGACGCGGCACGGAACTTGGTTGAGTATTGCAATCACCCATCCGGCACCTATTGGAGTGATTTACGTGCCAGTCATGGATATCAGCAACCGCACGCCATTAAAACATGGTGCCTAGGGAACGAAATGGATGGTCCGTGGCAGATTGGACACAAGACAGCCGAAGAATACGGACGAATCGCTCTTGAGACAGCAAAAGTCATGAAGTGGGTGGATCCTTCAATTGAATTGGTCCTAGCGGGCAGTTCTGGTACTCAGATGCCTACCTTCCCTGAATGGGAAGCGACGGTGCTGAATCATGCCTATGAATACGTAGACTACATCTCACTGCACCGGTATTACGGGAATCACGACAATGACACTGCAAACTTCTTGGCCAGCGCCATGGATATGGAAGAGTTTATTAACAGTGTTGTATCAACTTGTGACTATATGAAGGCCAAAAAGAGAAGTAAGAAAACAATTAATTTGTCATTTGACGAGTGGAACGTCTGGTTTCATTCAAATGAAGCAGACAAACAAATTGAACCGTGGACTGTGGCACCGCCCCAATTAGAGGACACATATACAATGGAAGATGCGTTAGTCGTCGGGACAATGCTCATCACGTTGCTGAGACACGCAGACCGTGTTAAAATGGCCAGTCTCGCACAACTGGTCAATGTCATTGCTCCGATAATGACAGAAAACGGAGGCAAGGCATGGCGCCAGACGATTTTCTATCCATTTCTGCATGTCTCTAATTTTGGCCGCGGGGTGGTTCTAAATCCCGCAATCACCTCGCCCGCGTATGACTCTAAGGATTTTAGTGATGTGCCCATCTTGGACGCTGCGGCTGTCTTCAATCAAAGAGCTGATGAACTTACTATCTTTGCCGTTAATCGCGATATGGAAGAATCCATATCCCTTGCCATTGATGTGCGCGGTTTTGAGGGTTATCAGGTGGTCGAGCACATTGTATACACAGACGAAGACATCAAAGCGAGGAATACAGCCGATAATCCAGAGCGTGTTGTACCACAACAAGGTTCGGGAACCGTAGTAGAGGACGGATTGGCGACATCTGTACTGCCCAAGCTTTCCTGGAATGTCATCAGATTAAAAAAGTAG
- a CDS encoding carbohydrate ABC transporter permease yields MSSSETVRSPKRPGRLISIIIFLILLAAACYFLLPIAWILVASTKDTKSLLSTGMFQLPSHFHFFQNLVYLTTFQHGEYWLWYLNSILYSGIVGVGTIIVCSMAGYALSKYQFRGKTLTFYAVMGSLMMPPTVIAIPLFILEGFLGIRNSYLGVIFPLLINAFGVYFLRIYINDVVPDSLLEAGRVDGASPWRIFWQIVFPLIRPASATLFLISFIGTWNNFFLPLVILHSSRLFPVTLGLDTWTSSMNTAAAQNVSWYPLIITGALVSIIPMVIGFIFLRKYIVAGLAQGSVKA; encoded by the coding sequence GTGTCAAGCAGTGAAACTGTTCGTAGTCCAAAGCGTCCGGGAAGGCTTATATCTATTATCATTTTCTTAATCCTTCTTGCTGCCGCCTGCTACTTTTTACTTCCAATTGCTTGGATTCTTGTGGCATCCACAAAGGATACGAAATCGTTGTTATCGACGGGCATGTTTCAGCTTCCTTCCCATTTTCATTTTTTTCAAAATCTAGTTTATTTGACAACCTTTCAGCATGGGGAGTATTGGCTCTGGTACCTGAATTCCATCTTATATTCTGGAATTGTGGGGGTCGGAACTATCATTGTCTGTTCCATGGCGGGATATGCACTGTCAAAGTATCAATTTAGAGGGAAAACACTCACGTTTTATGCCGTGATGGGGTCGTTAATGATGCCTCCAACTGTCATTGCAATACCCTTGTTTATTCTGGAAGGCTTCTTAGGAATTCGCAATTCCTACTTGGGAGTGATCTTTCCTCTTTTGATAAATGCTTTTGGCGTATATTTTCTGCGCATTTACATCAATGATGTTGTGCCTGATTCACTCTTGGAGGCAGGCCGGGTAGACGGGGCTTCTCCCTGGCGAATATTTTGGCAAATTGTTTTTCCTTTAATTCGGCCAGCGTCGGCTACGCTGTTCTTAATCAGCTTCATCGGAACTTGGAACAACTTCTTTTTACCCTTGGTCATCTTGCACAGTTCCCGACTCTTCCCAGTCACGCTTGGACTCGATACCTGGACCAGCAGCATGAATACTGCTGCAGCTCAAAACGTCTCGTGGTATCCACTGATTATTACTGGTGCGCTGGTCTCGATTATTCCAATGGTGATTGGATTCATATTCTTAAGAAAATACATTGTTGCCGGTTTAGCCCAGGGTAGTGTGAAGGCCTAG
- a CDS encoding carbohydrate ABC transporter permease, with amino-acid sequence MKSEKSAWGFLLPFMLLFVVFLIGPLIYAFYISLFVQRMGVLHFIGFHNYIIALHNGAFWVSILRVLYYGVLQAILMIGLAIVLALLLDTPYARGKAFFRLVYFLPYAVPGVLAAILWGFMYSTRIDPILSAIHFKPLSSGVLLYSILNITVWEWVGYNMTIYIASLAGQNRDLFEAARIDGCGEWKLAWNVKLPLLQPTIVMTVLLSMIGSVQLFNEPFILESLTAISPNFTPNLAIFNMAIGVSNEPYGATLAVLLGVISIILSFLALFILRMVGRIQGGNSRPAQT; translated from the coding sequence GTGAAATCAGAAAAATCGGCTTGGGGATTTCTTCTTCCATTCATGCTTTTGTTCGTTGTGTTTCTGATTGGTCCGCTCATTTATGCCTTTTATATCAGCCTGTTTGTACAGCGGATGGGCGTACTTCACTTCATAGGTTTTCACAACTACATCATTGCTCTGCACAACGGTGCGTTTTGGGTATCTATCTTGAGGGTGCTGTACTATGGCGTGCTTCAAGCGATTTTAATGATTGGGCTTGCCATTGTCTTGGCGCTTCTCCTTGACACTCCTTACGCGAGAGGCAAAGCCTTCTTTCGGCTGGTGTATTTTTTGCCCTATGCAGTTCCTGGTGTCCTGGCCGCGATTCTGTGGGGGTTTATGTACTCGACTCGTATCGACCCGATTTTAAGTGCTATCCATTTCAAACCTCTCAGCAGCGGCGTTTTGCTGTATTCCATCTTGAACATTACTGTTTGGGAATGGGTAGGCTATAACATGACGATTTATATTGCCAGTTTGGCTGGCCAAAATCGAGACTTGTTCGAGGCAGCTAGAATCGACGGTTGCGGCGAATGGAAACTGGCTTGGAATGTTAAACTGCCACTCCTTCAGCCGACGATTGTTATGACGGTTCTTTTGAGTATGATAGGCTCGGTTCAGTTGTTTAACGAGCCGTTCATACTGGAGAGTTTGACTGCTATTTCACCGAATTTCACACCTAATCTAGCTATTTTCAACATGGCTATCGGTGTGTCAAACGAACCCTATGGTGCCACCTTAGCAGTTTTGCTAGGTGTCATCTCAATTATTCTGTCTTTTCTTGCACTGTTCATTCTTAGAATGGTTGGGAGAATTCAAGGAGGCAACTCCAGACCAGCTCAGACTTGA
- a CDS encoding extracellular solute-binding protein: MRRTRKAMVGLASISTLSLLAVGCGSSGSGGSGSSTSVSKSSKINPKTGLPVYKKNVTISFWSWVPNDKKRVQIFEKYYPNIKVKLQDVGAGGPEYQKLSTAFQSGSGAPDVVMLEYDMMPQFIQSGGLRSITSYVKPFASKYPKWVMNQVSYKNNIYSVPEDTGPLGLYYQKSIFSKDNIKVPTTWAQYQTEAASFHKKNPNQYWSYFATNDAQWELGLLWAAGINPFQHTSKGWKINLDSPQSVKVFKYWGNLIKSGAVEPVTDGSPGFHKELTQGKFATIVGSAWYPSEFLVNFDKNLSQHNWRAAMIPEWSAGQTVDGDWGGSADAVTKQSKHPEAAAIFATFINTSKYEQPHNVKPAKQGGGGLFPAYESGFKTTQFNAGNPALGGQKANAQIFKKEATRVDANWQWNPWASYTFNELSSQLTKAAKGQESWKQALTNTQNKIVNYAKSQGYKVQG; this comes from the coding sequence ATGCGTAGGACTCGTAAAGCAATGGTTGGGCTTGCTTCAATTTCCACGTTATCACTTTTGGCAGTGGGGTGCGGATCATCGGGAAGCGGAGGCTCCGGTTCATCTACTTCTGTGTCTAAGTCTTCGAAGATTAATCCAAAGACGGGCCTTCCTGTGTATAAGAAGAACGTAACGATTAGCTTCTGGAGTTGGGTTCCAAACGATAAGAAGAGGGTCCAGATTTTCGAAAAATACTATCCAAATATTAAAGTGAAATTGCAGGATGTGGGTGCGGGGGGCCCTGAATATCAGAAGCTGAGTACAGCTTTCCAGTCCGGCTCGGGAGCGCCTGATGTTGTCATGTTGGAATATGATATGATGCCGCAGTTCATACAGTCCGGAGGTCTACGCTCAATCACGAGTTATGTGAAACCGTTTGCAAGCAAGTATCCGAAATGGGTTATGAATCAGGTTTCATATAAGAACAACATCTACTCCGTTCCGGAGGACACAGGTCCGCTGGGACTGTATTATCAAAAATCAATTTTCAGTAAAGACAACATTAAAGTTCCGACGACGTGGGCGCAGTATCAGACGGAGGCTGCAAGCTTTCATAAGAAGAATCCGAACCAGTATTGGAGCTACTTTGCTACAAACGATGCCCAGTGGGAGTTGGGTTTACTTTGGGCAGCAGGCATCAACCCATTCCAGCACACATCTAAAGGTTGGAAAATAAACTTGGACTCTCCTCAATCCGTTAAAGTCTTTAAGTACTGGGGGAACCTTATTAAATCCGGAGCGGTAGAACCTGTAACGGACGGTTCGCCTGGATTTCATAAGGAGTTGACACAGGGCAAATTTGCAACCATTGTTGGCTCAGCTTGGTATCCTAGTGAATTCCTTGTCAATTTTGATAAGAACCTCAGTCAGCACAACTGGCGTGCGGCAATGATTCCCGAGTGGAGTGCAGGGCAGACCGTGGACGGTGACTGGGGCGGGTCCGCGGATGCGGTCACGAAGCAATCGAAACATCCAGAGGCTGCAGCAATTTTTGCTACATTCATCAATACAAGCAAATATGAGCAACCGCACAATGTGAAGCCTGCTAAACAGGGAGGCGGGGGACTGTTTCCTGCCTATGAAAGCGGCTTTAAAACAACTCAGTTCAACGCTGGGAATCCGGCTCTCGGAGGTCAGAAAGCCAATGCACAGATTTTTAAGAAGGAGGCTACGAGAGTCGATGCAAACTGGCAGTGGAATCCATGGGCATCGTACACATTTAACGAGCTTTCTTCGCAACTCACCAAAGCAGCGAAAGGCCAGGAGAGTTGGAAGCAGGCCCTGACGAATACTCAGAACAAAATCGTGAATTATGCTAAGTCGCAGGGGTATAAGGTGCAAGGATAG
- a CDS encoding glycoside hydrolase family 127 protein produces the protein MNSFWSERSRLVREEVIPYQWRMLNDEEPSTAPSHTIENFRIAAGESTGQYQGMVFQDSDLSKWLEAVGFSLRRHPNPELETLADSVIDLMEKAQEPNGYLDTYFIVAKPDEKWTNVRDLHELYCAGHLIEGAVAYYQSTGKTKILDISCRLVDHIMETFGEEDGKIRGYPGHEEIELALVKLYRVTGRKEYLTLSKFFVDERGAEPRFFAKEAEVRGDHSSYNFAYSQSHAPVREQNTAEGHAVRAMYLYSAMADLAAEYQDESLLSACRNLWDNVTKKRMYITGGIGSSQYEESFTVDFDLPNDRAYTETCAAIGLVFWAHRMLQIDTDGIYGDVIDRALYNGILSGMSLDGKKYFYVNPLEVWPSAALNRHDMTTVKPERQKWFGCACCPPNIARLVASIEDYLYSVDADGLYVHTYTDSEVQVDVGGHEVTIVQRTEYPWDGQVDIELSLEGRAEFDLVMRIPSWCRDAQVRVNGEPVDSCIVERGYMRVRSVWSSGDRISLSLPMVTQRIHAHPQVRADAGKVALQRGPMIYCMEEVDNGENLSAISIADDAKVLVERNDSVLGGIPILKVPGRRDVPNAEQLYEATNMSYRSVEVTFVPYFSWCNRTPGEMLVWVRTTS, from the coding sequence ATGAATTCGTTCTGGTCAGAACGTTCACGTTTGGTAAGAGAAGAAGTCATCCCCTACCAATGGAGGATGTTGAATGACGAGGAACCTTCGACGGCTCCCAGTCACACGATAGAAAATTTTCGCATAGCCGCAGGCGAATCCACGGGTCAGTACCAAGGCATGGTTTTTCAGGACAGCGATCTTTCAAAATGGTTGGAAGCGGTGGGCTTTAGCTTGCGGCGGCATCCGAACCCGGAGCTCGAAACCCTTGCCGATTCGGTCATAGACTTGATGGAGAAGGCTCAGGAGCCGAATGGCTACCTAGATACGTACTTTATCGTAGCCAAACCTGATGAAAAATGGACGAACGTACGAGATTTGCACGAACTCTACTGCGCCGGACATCTGATAGAAGGGGCCGTGGCATACTATCAGTCTACAGGCAAAACCAAAATACTCGACATATCATGCCGCCTCGTCGACCACATTATGGAGACCTTCGGTGAGGAAGACGGCAAGATTCGCGGGTATCCAGGACATGAGGAAATTGAGTTAGCTCTGGTCAAGTTGTATCGAGTCACCGGTCGTAAGGAATACCTTACGCTCTCTAAGTTTTTCGTAGATGAGCGCGGAGCAGAGCCTCGTTTCTTCGCTAAAGAAGCCGAAGTGAGGGGAGATCACAGTAGCTACAACTTTGCCTACTCACAGTCTCATGCTCCTGTACGCGAACAGAATACTGCGGAGGGTCATGCCGTCAGAGCCATGTACCTGTATAGTGCCATGGCCGATTTGGCTGCTGAGTATCAAGATGAGAGCCTTCTCTCTGCGTGCCGAAACTTATGGGACAACGTGACAAAAAAACGCATGTACATCACCGGTGGAATTGGCTCAAGTCAGTATGAAGAATCATTTACAGTTGACTTTGATTTGCCCAATGACCGTGCGTATACAGAAACATGCGCTGCCATCGGATTGGTTTTTTGGGCCCATCGAATGCTGCAGATAGATACGGACGGAATCTACGGCGATGTCATTGATAGAGCACTGTACAATGGCATCTTGAGCGGAATGTCGCTGGACGGCAAGAAGTATTTCTACGTAAACCCTCTGGAAGTATGGCCTTCCGCAGCTCTAAACCGTCACGATATGACGACGGTAAAGCCGGAACGTCAGAAATGGTTTGGCTGCGCCTGCTGCCCTCCGAATATTGCCCGTTTAGTCGCTTCTATTGAAGACTATCTGTATTCAGTTGATGCAGATGGATTGTATGTTCACACATACACAGACAGTGAAGTTCAAGTTGACGTTGGCGGCCATGAGGTAACCATTGTGCAGAGGACTGAGTATCCCTGGGATGGACAGGTCGACATTGAACTGTCTCTTGAGGGACGGGCTGAATTCGACCTGGTTATGCGTATCCCCTCTTGGTGCCGTGATGCCCAAGTGCGGGTCAATGGAGAGCCCGTGGATTCGTGTATTGTGGAACGAGGGTATATGAGGGTTCGAAGCGTATGGTCGTCAGGTGACAGAATTTCTTTATCTCTGCCAATGGTCACACAGCGTATTCATGCACATCCACAAGTCCGAGCCGACGCCGGTAAAGTCGCTTTGCAACGAGGTCCCATGATTTATTGTATGGAGGAGGTGGATAATGGTGAAAATCTCTCGGCGATTTCTATTGCGGATGATGCAAAAGTTCTCGTGGAGAGAAATGATAGTGTTCTCGGTGGTATTCCCATTCTGAAGGTTCCTGGACGGCGTGACGTGCCCAATGCTGAGCAGTTGTATGAAGCGACGAATATGTCTTATCGTTCCGTAGAAGTGACGTTTGTGCCGTACTTTTCTTGGTGTAATAGAACGCCAGGGGAAATGCTCGTTTGGGTACGAACGACATCATAA
- a CDS encoding carbohydrate ABC transporter permease, with product MKVKKYALLIVSLLISAVMLFPLYWTITGSLETNTQIFRDPPYLFPPAPTLHAYASAFATQLPHLLSSFIVATGTTVVSLAVAAPAAYAITHFRYRGVTFLVSILLITQMIPGVSLANALFLIFNKLGLLNNYFSLILSDCSFSIPFDVLILRAFMGSIPRAISEAAVVDGAGDWRTFLSVIVPISRSSLVTAGLFAFLFGWGDFLFAVTMMTSNKIEPITVSIYSYISSYSQSWSDMMAAAVLASIPAAILLILSQRYITAGIASNSVKG from the coding sequence ATGAAAGTAAAAAAATATGCGTTGCTCATCGTTTCACTGCTTATATCTGCAGTCATGTTGTTTCCACTGTACTGGACCATAACGGGATCGCTTGAGACAAACACGCAAATTTTCCGAGATCCGCCTTACTTGTTTCCTCCGGCGCCAACGCTTCACGCATATGCATCAGCTTTTGCGACGCAACTTCCCCACTTGCTTAGCAGCTTCATCGTGGCTACAGGCACGACAGTCGTATCTTTGGCAGTGGCGGCCCCTGCGGCTTATGCCATAACCCACTTTCGTTATCGCGGCGTAACCTTTTTAGTGTCCATCTTGCTCATAACCCAAATGATTCCGGGTGTATCGTTAGCCAATGCGCTGTTTCTCATCTTCAACAAGCTGGGTCTTCTAAACAATTATTTCTCTTTGATTCTCTCAGATTGTTCGTTCTCCATTCCCTTTGATGTTCTCATTCTAAGGGCATTTATGGGGTCAATTCCACGCGCAATTTCAGAAGCGGCTGTTGTGGATGGAGCTGGGGATTGGAGGACGTTTCTGTCGGTCATTGTTCCTATCAGCAGGTCGTCCCTAGTGACTGCGGGTCTGTTTGCCTTCTTGTTTGGTTGGGGAGACTTTCTGTTCGCTGTCACGATGATGACGAGCAATAAAATTGAACCTATTACAGTCAGCATTTACAGCTATATCAGTTCTTACAGCCAGTCGTGGAGCGACATGATGGCTGCGGCGGTGTTGGCGTCCATTCCGGCAGCCATATTGCTCATACTTTCGCAAAGGTATATTACGGCCGGCATTGCCAGTAATTCAGTAAAAGGCTAA
- a CDS encoding carbohydrate ABC transporter permease has product MDGSLKGITRSRWRTRGKTWSRLLFILPLLVYITLFLFFPVIYNIKMSLENYTTSSIATGSAPFIGFQNYIHLFSEPLMRKTTVNTFAFVVGSIVFQVIIGMLLALLFNKKFPLSRFLRTLMLIPWLLPLVVSGTAFKWIFDQSHGVLNSVLLRLHIIHSPIGWLVSPHVALLSVIITNIWVGIPFNMVLFYSGLQDIPAELYEASQLDGANAWQRFWSVTLPSMKSVVAIVLMLGLIYTLKVFDIIMVLTGGGPANSSNILSTWSYILSFQNMSFGKGAAVGNIMIAISLLFSFIYMRVVRDA; this is encoded by the coding sequence GTGGATGGAAGCTTAAAAGGGATAACTCGCTCACGGTGGAGAACTCGAGGAAAAACTTGGTCAAGGCTTTTGTTTATTCTACCGCTTCTTGTATATATCACTCTGTTTCTCTTCTTTCCCGTGATTTATAACATTAAGATGAGTCTGGAGAATTACACGACATCGTCTATAGCCACGGGTAGTGCACCGTTTATCGGTTTTCAAAACTATATACACCTATTCTCGGAACCTCTCATGAGAAAAACGACCGTAAACACATTCGCATTTGTGGTTGGTTCAATTGTGTTTCAGGTCATCATTGGAATGTTGTTAGCGTTGCTGTTCAACAAAAAGTTTCCGTTAAGTCGCTTTTTGCGTACGCTCATGCTGATACCCTGGTTACTGCCTCTCGTTGTATCGGGTACAGCATTCAAGTGGATTTTTGACCAGTCCCACGGGGTCTTAAACTCGGTTCTTTTGCGACTGCACATCATTCACTCACCCATTGGATGGCTTGTATCGCCACACGTAGCACTGCTCTCCGTGATAATTACAAATATTTGGGTCGGGATCCCGTTTAATATGGTGTTGTTTTACAGCGGCCTTCAAGATATCCCAGCCGAGCTCTATGAAGCGTCCCAATTGGACGGCGCAAATGCTTGGCAAAGATTTTGGTCTGTGACGCTGCCGTCCATGAAATCTGTGGTAGCAATCGTGTTGATGCTCGGCCTTATTTATACGCTCAAGGTTTTCGACATCATCATGGTCCTGACCGGCGGCGGACCAGCAAACTCGTCTAACATTCTGTCCACATGGTCGTATATCCTATCGTTTCAAAATATGTCGTTCGGCAAGGGTGCCGCAGTCGGGAACATTATGATTGCAATTTCGCTCTTGTTTTCATTTATTTACATGCGGGTTGTCCGCGATGCATGA